A window of Actinobacillus suis ATCC 33415 contains these coding sequences:
- the rimI gene encoding ribosomal protein S18-alanine N-acetyltransferase — MIEVVNESDFDRLFEIEQAAHLVPWSKGTLLNNQGDKYLNLKLTEQNQIVAFAICQTVLDEATLFNIAVDPRFQAKGYGKRLLSALIERLREQGILTLWLEVRESNLAAQKLYDVLGFNEVTIRKNYYPTPSGARENAVVMALYL; from the coding sequence ATGATTGAAGTAGTGAATGAATCGGATTTTGACCGCTTGTTTGAAATTGAACAAGCCGCACACCTCGTACCTTGGAGCAAAGGCACGTTACTCAATAATCAAGGTGATAAATATTTAAATCTCAAGCTGACCGAACAAAATCAAATCGTGGCTTTTGCTATTTGCCAAACCGTATTGGATGAAGCAACCTTATTTAATATTGCGGTTGACCCTCGTTTCCAAGCAAAAGGTTACGGCAAACGTTTATTATCCGCCTTAATTGAAAGACTGCGTGAACAAGGTATCTTAACGCTTTGGTTGGAAGTACGAGAATCCAATCTCGCCGCACAAAAATTATATGACGTACTCGGTTTTAATGAAGTCACTATTCGTAAAAATTATTATCCGACACCGAGTGGCGCAAGAGAAAATGCCGTTGTGATGGCATTGTATTTATAA
- the rsmC gene encoding 16S rRNA (guanine(1207)-N(2))-methyltransferase RsmC yields the protein MLSLESEVLTRHLPLFANKSILLFGDVRDRFADQIKANAKSVAVFSSYFDYARQYADVSFGLDCEIKAELAVFYWTKNKQECQYQLLQWLSQADVGQEMLIIGENRAGVRSVEKLLEPYGNIAKIDSARRCGLYHFELQSMPEFNSKKFWKSYQLPNLTIFALPAVFSSAELDGGTQLLLSSFNKADRLKGKILDLGCGAGVIGASLKQQFEKIKLTMSDIHAMALESSRRTLAENALEGTVVASDVFSHIEERFDLIVSNPPFHDGIDTAYRAVEDLIAQAKNRLNRGGELRIVANAFLPYPDLLDKAFGSHKVIAKSNKFKVYSAKA from the coding sequence ATGCTCTCTCTTGAAAGTGAAGTATTAACTCGTCATTTACCGTTATTTGCCAATAAATCCATTTTACTTTTTGGTGATGTTCGAGATCGCTTTGCCGATCAAATAAAAGCGAATGCAAAAAGCGTTGCCGTTTTTAGCAGTTATTTCGATTATGCACGCCAATATGCCGATGTGAGCTTCGGTTTAGATTGCGAAATTAAAGCCGAATTAGCCGTCTTTTACTGGACTAAAAATAAGCAAGAATGTCAATATCAATTACTACAATGGCTTTCGCAAGCCGATGTAGGACAAGAAATGTTGATTATCGGTGAAAACCGTGCCGGTGTGCGTTCGGTAGAAAAATTACTTGAGCCTTACGGCAATATCGCCAAAATTGATTCCGCTCGTCGCTGCGGTTTATATCATTTTGAGTTGCAAAGTATGCCTGAATTTAACAGTAAAAAATTCTGGAAATCTTACCAGTTACCAAATCTAACCATTTTTGCTTTACCGGCTGTATTCAGTTCGGCAGAATTAGATGGTGGCACGCAATTATTACTTTCGAGTTTTAATAAGGCAGACCGCTTAAAAGGAAAAATACTGGATCTTGGCTGCGGAGCCGGTGTGATTGGGGCAAGCCTAAAACAGCAATTTGAAAAGATTAAATTAACTATGTCCGATATTCATGCAATGGCACTTGAATCATCTCGTCGTACATTGGCAGAAAATGCTTTGGAAGGAACTGTAGTGGCAAGCGATGTGTTTTCGCATATTGAGGAACGTTTTGATTTGATCGTATCAAACCCGCCGTTTCACGATGGGATTGATACCGCTTATCGAGCAGTAGAAGATTTAATTGCACAAGCGAAAAATCGTTTAAATCGTGGTGGAGAACTGCGTATTGTAGCGAATGCTTTCTTACCTTATCCGGATTTATTGGATAAAGCTTTCGGTTCACATAAAGTGATTGCCAAATCCAATAAATTTAAAGTGTATTCCGCTAAAGCTTAA
- a CDS encoding Cof-type HAD-IIB family hydrolase, with translation MTKPSQPIKVIFFDIDETLYVKSKAYIPDSITQQVLPKLKEKGIIPAIATGRNFGGFPQALKPLMGKHGFELFVTINGQYNFYKDQMISQYGLTIEQIERCIEKLNALGIAYAFVTPEEIAVSEENPIVRAATAPIKADYVVDPKFYLKSTAVQMLAFYPESRDEEIRASGLLLDELKAVRWNSNAVDILRIENSKARGIEDVIRHFGLNIENTMAFGDGFNDIEMFDTVGFSVAMGNAEQELKQHADYITKHIEEDGILHALKEFKIL, from the coding sequence ATGACCAAACCAAGTCAGCCAATTAAAGTCATCTTTTTTGATATTGATGAAACACTCTATGTAAAATCAAAAGCTTATATTCCAGATTCAATCACTCAACAAGTCCTACCTAAACTAAAAGAAAAAGGTATTATCCCAGCTATTGCGACTGGACGTAATTTTGGTGGTTTTCCTCAAGCCTTAAAACCATTAATGGGCAAACATGGCTTTGAGCTATTTGTTACGATTAACGGTCAGTATAATTTCTATAAAGATCAAATGATTAGTCAATATGGTTTAACTATTGAGCAAATTGAGCGTTGTATTGAAAAACTTAATGCATTAGGTATTGCTTATGCATTTGTCACACCGGAAGAGATTGCGGTGTCGGAAGAAAATCCTATCGTGCGAGCGGCGACCGCACCAATCAAAGCAGATTATGTGGTTGACCCGAAATTCTATTTAAAAAGCACTGCGGTACAGATGCTTGCGTTTTATCCGGAAAGTCGTGATGAAGAAATTCGTGCGTCAGGCCTGCTGCTAGATGAACTTAAAGCCGTACGCTGGAATTCAAATGCGGTTGATATTCTACGTATCGAAAATTCTAAAGCCCGTGGTATCGAAGATGTTATCCGCCATTTTGGTTTAAATATCGAAAATACGATGGCATTTGGAGATGGGTTTAATGATATTGAAATGTTTGATACTGTCGGTTTTAGCGTAGCAATGGGAAATGCAGAACAAGAATTAAAACAGCATGCTGACTATATCACGAAACATATCGAGGAAGATGGCATACTCCATGCATTAAAAGAATTTAAGATCCTTTAA
- the srmB gene encoding ATP-dependent RNA helicase SrmB: MTTETPLMTFEELDLAPQLLKALNKKGYKRPTAVQAETIPHALDGRDLLGSAPTGTGKTAAFLLPAIQHLLDYPRRKPGAPRILILTPTRELAMQVAEEAQAFAEFTKLSIATITGGVAYQNHGEVFNSNQDIVVATPGRLMQYIKEENFDCRAVEILIFDEADRMLQMGFGQDAEKIAAETRWRKHTWLFSATLEGELLVDFTDRILDNPLKIDAEPSRRERKKIQQWYYHADNLEHKTKLLARLISTMEMEKAIVFVRRREDVRELSDTLRKRGLRSTYLEGDMAQTQRNQAIARLKDGVVNVLVATDVAARGIDIDDVDYVINFDLPYSADTYLHRIGRTARAGKKGSAISLVEAHDYKLLGKIKRYTEELLKPRVIEGLEPRTKAPKDGELNTTTKKEKARIKKRKEAKKEAAKAKVKVRHKDTKNIGKRRKPASEATKSE; encoded by the coding sequence ATGACCACAGAAACCCCATTAATGACCTTTGAGGAATTAGATTTAGCCCCTCAACTGTTAAAAGCATTGAATAAAAAAGGTTATAAACGCCCGACCGCCGTACAAGCGGAAACCATTCCGCACGCGCTTGACGGACGTGATTTACTTGGCTCAGCACCAACCGGCACCGGTAAAACCGCTGCATTTCTATTGCCAGCGATTCAACATTTATTAGATTACCCACGCCGTAAACCGGGTGCACCACGTATTTTAATTTTAACGCCGACTCGTGAACTTGCGATGCAAGTGGCGGAAGAAGCACAAGCTTTTGCTGAATTTACCAAACTTAGTATTGCAACGATTACCGGCGGTGTGGCGTATCAAAACCACGGCGAAGTGTTTAACAGCAACCAAGATATCGTGGTCGCGACACCGGGACGTTTAATGCAATATATCAAAGAAGAAAATTTTGACTGCCGTGCGGTAGAGATTTTGATCTTTGATGAAGCAGACCGTATGTTACAAATGGGGTTTGGGCAAGATGCGGAAAAAATTGCAGCGGAAACCCGTTGGCGTAAACATACGTGGTTATTCTCAGCAACGTTGGAAGGTGAGCTATTAGTGGATTTTACCGATCGAATTTTGGATAACCCGTTAAAAATTGATGCGGAACCAAGCCGCCGTGAGCGTAAAAAAATCCAACAATGGTATTACCATGCGGATAACTTAGAACACAAAACCAAATTGCTTGCTCGTTTAATTTCTACGATGGAAATGGAGAAAGCGATTGTTTTTGTGCGCCGTCGTGAAGATGTGCGTGAGTTAAGCGATACGTTACGTAAACGTGGTTTACGTTCGACTTATTTAGAAGGCGATATGGCACAAACCCAACGTAACCAAGCGATCGCCCGTTTAAAAGACGGTGTAGTTAATGTGTTGGTTGCGACGGATGTTGCTGCACGTGGTATTGATATTGATGATGTTGATTATGTGATTAACTTCGACTTACCGTACAGTGCAGATACCTATTTGCACCGTATCGGTCGTACCGCTCGTGCCGGTAAAAAAGGCTCGGCAATCTCATTGGTGGAAGCGCACGATTACAAACTATTAGGTAAAATCAAGCGTTATACCGAGGAATTGTTAAAACCGAGAGTGATTGAAGGTTTAGAACCTCGTACCAAAGCGCCGAAAGACGGTGAGTTGAACACTACGACCAAAAAAGAAAAAGCACGTATTAAAAAACGCAAAGAAGCGAAAAAAGAAGCGGCAAAAGCCAAAGTAAAAGTGCGTCATAAAGACACCAAAAATATTGGTAAACGTCGTAAACCGGCTTCAGAAGCGACAAAATCTGAGTAA
- a CDS encoding autotransporter outer membrane beta-barrel domain-containing protein, whose amino-acid sequence MPLITEKGSSVVEAEKPTADVPLITEKGASVTEAEKPTADVPLITEKGASVTEAEKPTADMSLITEKGSSVAEAEKPVADVPLITEKGSSVTEAEKPTADVPLITEKGSSVAEAEKPVADVPLITEKGASVTEAEKPTADVPETTQKGTSVTAEAKPVVEPVVQQTLASLTAEKPEVDTEALIAALRRAEMLLQQQQKVQLISNLVESNAAAQLNSIADVNMDIAQQVIEKFPTDGNQFRVWSNNTVTNSSAYRNAPQHYETDSFRSQLGVSGLVNANTQVGAILTDVRNSNDFAYNSGKHHLQVASAFVKYQTNNGTFAALDLGAGRIKNKLKSANQTDSFSRKLIQTGLTLGQELTWNQLETTAKTGIRYNHLGHANYQLDGLNVQEQAVDFVSYFAGLELGYKFALGTHFNIKPLISAEYWVHNGDAKIKVADHEFSLETGNRQHLAAGVEMGYQNLKLSLSAGVTDGSKVAKQNVAKLNLNYQF is encoded by the coding sequence GTGCCTTTGATTACTGAAAAAGGGTCAAGTGTTGTTGAAGCGGAAAAACCAACGGCTGATGTACCTTTGATTACTGAAAAAGGAGCAAGTGTTACCGAAGCGGAAAAACCAACGGCTGATGTACCTTTGATTACTGAAAAAGGAGCAAGTGTTACCGAAGCGGAAAAACCAACGGCTGATATGTCTTTGATTACTGAAAAAGGGTCAAGTGTTGCTGAAGCGGAAAAACCGGTAGCTGATGTACCTTTAATTACTGAAAAAGGGTCAAGTGTTACCGAAGCGGAAAAACCAACGGCTGATGTACCTTTAATTACTGAAAAAGGGTCAAGTGTTGCTGAAGCGGAAAAACCAGTAGCTGATGTACCTTTAATTACTGAAAAAGGAGCAAGTGTTACCGAAGCAGAAAAGCCGACTGCGGATGTTCCGGAAACTACTCAAAAAGGGACAAGCGTTACTGCAGAAGCAAAACCTGTAGTAGAACCGGTTGTACAGCAAACACTCGCAAGCCTTACTGCCGAAAAACCTGAGGTCGATACTGAAGCATTAATTGCCGCACTGCGTCGAGCAGAAATGTTGTTACAACAACAGCAAAAAGTTCAGCTAATTTCGAATTTAGTCGAATCAAACGCAGCAGCGCAATTAAATAGTATTGCGGATGTGAATATGGATATTGCTCAGCAAGTGATTGAAAAATTCCCAACCGATGGTAATCAGTTCCGTGTATGGTCTAATAACACGGTTACGAATAGCTCTGCTTATCGTAATGCACCGCAACATTATGAAACGGATAGCTTCCGTTCTCAGTTAGGTGTAAGTGGTTTAGTAAATGCCAATACGCAAGTTGGCGCTATCTTAACCGATGTGCGTAATAGCAATGATTTTGCTTATAACAGCGGTAAACATCATTTGCAAGTTGCTTCCGCATTTGTGAAATATCAAACAAATAACGGTACATTTGCTGCATTGGATCTAGGTGCGGGACGAATTAAAAATAAGCTAAAATCGGCAAACCAAACCGATAGCTTTAGCCGTAAACTTATACAAACCGGCTTAACTTTAGGACAGGAACTAACTTGGAATCAGCTTGAAACCACCGCGAAAACAGGTATTCGCTATAATCATTTAGGACACGCCAATTACCAATTGGACGGACTAAATGTGCAAGAACAAGCGGTCGATTTTGTCAGCTATTTTGCAGGACTTGAGCTAGGTTATAAGTTTGCTCTTGGCACTCACTTTAATATTAAACCGTTAATCTCCGCAGAGTATTGGGTACATAACGGCGATGCAAAAATTAAAGTGGCGGATCACGAATTCAGCTTAGAAACAGGCAATCGTCAACATTTAGCGGCAGGTGTGGAAATGGGATATCAAAATCTCAAACTCAGCCTTTCAGCCGGTGTTACTGACGGTTCAAAAGTGGCGAAGCAAAATGTCGCAAAATTAAATCTGAACTACCAATTCTAA
- a CDS encoding LysR family transcriptional regulator, whose protein sequence is MYDYKAMLVFVTVVEQGAMQAAAEKLSMTPSAVTQTIKKLENQLKIKLLNRTTRKLSLTDAGNIFYQHIAHIQHSAENAVRSIEALRSEPVGELKIASVSGLIDSFLIRTFKNILDNHPEIRLNLTFEDTPVDISEQKFDILLRSGNITDDRTVARHLHNFEWAIVAHHDYIKRHGLPKNLSELEKLDWISYPDKEKKKSPILLSRGRDTATFMPYYRITCNSLNAAKGLLLNGLGITKLPIKYIRDQLESGELISLCSDWKLPKTPLYLVTPQRIQSEKVRVASQLIIDYFKNLT, encoded by the coding sequence ATGTATGATTACAAAGCAATGCTGGTCTTTGTAACAGTCGTTGAGCAAGGTGCGATGCAAGCGGCCGCTGAGAAGTTGTCCATGACACCCTCCGCGGTAACGCAAACGATTAAAAAGTTAGAAAATCAGTTAAAAATCAAACTGTTAAATAGAACAACACGAAAGCTATCTTTAACTGATGCGGGGAACATTTTTTATCAGCATATTGCACATATTCAACACAGCGCAGAAAATGCGGTTCGCAGCATTGAAGCGCTTCGCTCAGAACCTGTCGGTGAATTAAAAATCGCTTCTGTAAGTGGTCTAATTGATAGTTTTTTAATCAGAACGTTTAAGAATATTCTCGATAATCATCCAGAAATTCGTTTGAATCTTACCTTTGAAGATACTCCTGTTGATATTTCGGAGCAGAAATTTGATATTTTGCTACGTTCGGGCAATATCACAGATGACCGCACTGTCGCTCGTCATCTACATAATTTTGAATGGGCAATTGTGGCGCATCACGACTATATTAAGCGCCATGGATTGCCCAAAAATTTATCCGAACTAGAGAAGTTGGACTGGATTAGTTATCCGGATAAAGAAAAGAAAAAATCCCCAATACTGCTAAGCCGAGGACGAGATACCGCAACATTTATGCCCTATTATCGTATTACTTGCAATTCACTTAATGCGGCAAAAGGTTTACTGTTAAATGGATTAGGTATTACTAAACTCCCGATTAAATATATTCGAGATCAGCTTGAATCCGGCGAATTAATCTCACTTTGTTCAGATTGGAAATTACCAAAAACACCACTATATTTAGTTACGCCGCAGCGTATTCAGTCTGAAAAAGTACGAGTGGCAAGCCAATTAATCATCGATTATTTTAAAAATTTAACCTAA
- a CDS encoding amidophosphoribosyltransferase, with translation MNYWGFRCIHCRKPLAIAQHTICSSCYRKIEKSCYCGCCGALLPENQLYCGNCLRNEPKWHRIVQIAYYKPPLSDWIHRFKFQDQFWLDQGLARLLLLAIKQAQRTHQLELPEVIFPVPLFWHREWQRGFNQAQLLAEHLSNWLNIPLDNVSLKRVRATYSQRQLTAYERKRNLKGAFRYTPNRAYHRVAIIDDVVTTGSTLNAICAELLKQGVQHIQVWTLARA, from the coding sequence ATGAATTATTGGGGATTTAGATGTATTCATTGCCGTAAACCATTAGCAATAGCGCAGCATACTATTTGTAGTAGCTGTTATCGAAAAATAGAAAAAAGCTGCTATTGTGGATGCTGTGGTGCGTTATTGCCAGAAAATCAGTTATATTGCGGTAATTGTTTACGTAATGAGCCAAAATGGCATCGTATCGTACAGATTGCATATTATAAGCCACCGCTTTCCGATTGGATTCATCGGTTTAAGTTTCAGGATCAATTTTGGTTGGATCAAGGTCTTGCTAGATTGTTGCTATTAGCGATAAAGCAAGCGCAAAGAACACATCAATTAGAATTGCCGGAGGTAATTTTCCCGGTACCACTTTTTTGGCACAGAGAATGGCAGAGGGGTTTTAATCAAGCGCAGCTGCTGGCGGAACATTTATCAAATTGGCTAAATATTCCTTTAGATAATGTTAGTTTAAAACGAGTACGAGCGACATATTCTCAACGACAACTTACAGCCTATGAACGGAAGCGCAATTTAAAAGGCGCATTTCGTTATACGCCAAATCGAGCATATCACCGTGTTGCGATTATTGATGATGTGGTGACAACCGGCTCAACGTTAAATGCAATTTGTGCCGAGTTACTTAAGCAGGGTGTACAGCACATTCAAGTTTGGACATTGGCTCGAGCTTAA
- a CDS encoding surface lipoprotein assembly modifier, translated as MKLNLLIPTLAVSTAYSAFANTTEQQISEHLNDLRSQTEVAIESRIQKPASHPMPQLAIQQKKRLSMSKEEFSKRPDLISNALILALQQSNSDSVSFLYPFYSKLPTQYQDPIMLKWSEAILARYRGNYNSAITKYREILAEHSGLGLVRLQLAMALFENNELEAAEDQFQKIRSENPPSQIKGLIDQYITAIANKDRWTFSGGFTYLNDPNINNAPKSGTTYGQWSAPKSESAQGIGFNFYAGKKWSWGNNFYNEFRLSSNGKYYWNNKKYNEVSARGSLGLGYQTARFTMALLPFMEQTLYAGGSNSSESLKRFSKASGATLETSYWISPKWQWESSYEYAEQRYMDRKHLNGNYHFVSSGLTYLANAKQYWFSNINYNRTATRDKDDSYVRRGIVLGWGQEWPLGLSTRLSVNYAQKNYKAPMPIFGITQRNKEYGASLSLWHRAVHYWGITPRLTYSFNKVKSNHVFYSYDKHRAFVEFSKRF; from the coding sequence ATGAAATTAAATCTACTCATTCCTACACTTGCCGTATCTACGGCATATTCAGCATTTGCTAATACGACAGAGCAACAAATTTCTGAACATTTAAACGATTTACGCAGCCAAACGGAAGTAGCGATTGAATCTCGTATCCAAAAACCTGCCAGTCACCCAATGCCTCAACTTGCGATTCAGCAAAAAAAGCGTCTAAGTATGAGCAAAGAGGAATTTTCTAAGCGCCCAGATTTAATTTCAAACGCGCTTATTTTGGCATTACAGCAATCTAACTCTGATTCAGTCAGCTTTCTTTATCCATTTTATAGTAAGCTGCCAACACAATACCAAGATCCAATTATGCTTAAGTGGTCTGAAGCTATTTTAGCTCGCTACAGAGGTAACTATAATAGTGCAATTACAAAATATCGTGAAATATTAGCCGAACATTCTGGTTTAGGCTTAGTCCGTTTACAACTTGCAATGGCACTCTTTGAGAATAATGAATTGGAAGCGGCCGAAGATCAATTTCAAAAAATACGATCCGAAAATCCACCTTCCCAAATCAAAGGTTTGATTGATCAGTACATTACCGCAATTGCAAATAAAGATCGTTGGACATTCTCCGGTGGCTTCACCTATTTAAACGATCCTAACATTAATAATGCACCGAAATCCGGCACAACTTACGGACAATGGAGCGCACCTAAATCAGAATCTGCACAAGGGATCGGCTTTAATTTCTATGCCGGTAAAAAATGGTCTTGGGGAAATAATTTCTATAATGAATTTCGTCTAAGCAGTAACGGAAAATATTATTGGAATAATAAAAAATATAATGAAGTAAGTGCAAGAGGAAGCCTTGGTTTAGGCTATCAAACCGCTCGCTTTACCATGGCACTCCTTCCTTTTATGGAGCAAACACTTTATGCCGGTGGCTCAAACAGCAGTGAAAGTTTAAAACGCTTTTCTAAAGCAAGTGGTGCAACGTTAGAAACAAGTTATTGGATCTCACCTAAATGGCAATGGGAATCCAGCTATGAATATGCCGAACAACGTTATATGGATCGCAAACATTTAAACGGCAATTACCATTTCGTCTCTAGCGGCTTAACCTACCTTGCGAATGCAAAACAATATTGGTTTAGCAATATCAACTATAATAGAACAGCAACTCGAGATAAAGACGATAGTTATGTCCGTCGCGGAATTGTGCTTGGTTGGGGACAAGAATGGCCACTCGGACTATCAACACGATTAAGTGTTAACTATGCACAAAAAAATTACAAAGCGCCAATGCCAATCTTTGGTATTACACAACGTAATAAAGAATACGGTGCATCATTAAGTCTATGGCATCGTGCCGTACATTATTGGGGGATTACGCCTCGCCTGACGTATAGCTTTAATAAAGTAAAAAGTAATCACGTATTCTATAGCTACGATAAACACCGTGCTTTTGTGGAGTTTAGCAAACGTTTCTAG
- a CDS encoding DNA polymerase III subunit psi, with protein sequence MNRRDLLLNEMNIPQWMLTKPQVLKGDAQIRLDKAVKLVVVCEENHQASGLFSDILRTLQLQPNQYQWLDAEQAQRLAFEHQPIFWLIQAESQAVEIAKKFANQTAWQHSSWQDLTNVTTKRQLWRQMAAFCQHFGDNHD encoded by the coding sequence ATGAATCGGCGAGATTTGCTATTAAATGAGATGAATATTCCTCAATGGATGCTAACAAAACCGCAAGTATTAAAGGGCGATGCGCAAATTCGCTTGGATAAAGCGGTGAAACTGGTTGTGGTATGTGAAGAGAATCATCAAGCTAGCGGTCTGTTTTCGGATATTTTACGCACCTTGCAGCTGCAGCCAAACCAATATCAATGGTTGGATGCGGAACAAGCCCAGCGTTTAGCTTTTGAACATCAGCCTATTTTTTGGTTAATCCAAGCAGAATCACAAGCGGTTGAAATTGCAAAAAAATTTGCAAATCAGACCGCTTGGCAACATAGCTCGTGGCAAGATTTAACTAATGTCACAACTAAACGCCAACTTTGGCGACAAATGGCGGCATTTTGTCAGCATTTTGGGGATAATCATGATTGA
- the pdxH gene encoding pyridoxamine 5'-phosphate oxidase: protein MDLHNIREDYSKQELSQAHCHADPIQQFEQWLQEAISAKVNEPTAMNVATVLDGKPTSRIVLLKEVNPNGFVFFTNYQSRKGQEIEQNPYVALTFFWAELERSVRIEGRIEKISAEESDRYFASRPYTSRVGAWASNQSQVLASKSELVAKAALIAAKHPLHVPRPPHWGGYIVLPERIEFWQGRPSRLHDRICYRIVEGKWLKERLSP from the coding sequence ATGGATCTACACAACATCCGAGAAGATTATAGTAAACAAGAATTGTCCCAAGCGCATTGCCATGCGGATCCGATTCAACAATTCGAACAATGGCTACAAGAAGCGATTAGCGCCAAAGTGAACGAGCCGACAGCAATGAATGTGGCGACTGTGTTAGACGGAAAACCGACCAGTCGTATTGTGCTATTAAAAGAAGTGAATCCAAATGGCTTTGTATTTTTTACCAACTATCAAAGTCGTAAAGGGCAAGAGATTGAGCAAAATCCTTATGTTGCGTTAACTTTTTTCTGGGCGGAGTTAGAACGTTCGGTACGCATTGAAGGACGGATTGAGAAAATTTCAGCTGAGGAATCGGATCGCTATTTTGCCAGCCGTCCTTATACCAGCCGAGTTGGTGCTTGGGCGAGTAATCAGAGTCAAGTGTTAGCCAGTAAAAGCGAGTTGGTGGCAAAAGCGGCATTGATTGCGGCAAAACACCCGTTACACGTACCTCGTCCACCGCATTGGGGCGGTTATATCGTTTTACCGGAACGTATTGAATTTTGGCAGGGCAGACCAAGTCGTTTGCACGACCGGATTTGTTATCGCATTGTTGAAGGAAAGTGGCTGAAAGAACGGTTATCGCCATAA